One region of Bacterioplanoides sp. SCSIO 12839 genomic DNA includes:
- the pstC gene encoding phosphate ABC transporter permease subunit PstC, whose amino-acid sequence MNYSSLIIAILIFFGGAYLLGRNRARAIANQGGKLHSLPTHYGALVSLWTGLPALILLIIWSLLQGPVIDTLLVAQLPASIQQGTPTDIQLALSKVHNLATGAGVSADASLEPAVKHLLALEERTRLLNAGAVVMLALLGLGYSWRRIQPQMRARTEVESIVGALLLSSSGVAVLTTVGILASVLYEAWMFFQKVSPIEFLFGTTWSPQVALRADQSGSSGSFGAVPLFAGTLLISFIAMVIAVPVGLMSAIYLSEYANETVRKYAKPALEVLAGIPTVVYGFFAALTVAPVIRGLGESMGLAVSSESALAAGLVMGVMIIPFVSSLSDDVINAVPQSLRDGSYGLGATRSETVRQVVIPAALPGIVGAVMLAVSRAIGETMIVAMAAGLAANLTANPLDSVTTVTVQIVTLLVGDQEFDSPKTLAAFALGLVLFLVTLTLNYFALKVVQKYREQYD is encoded by the coding sequence ATGAATTACAGTAGCTTAATCATTGCGATCCTGATCTTTTTCGGGGGCGCCTATTTGCTTGGCCGCAACCGTGCCCGGGCAATCGCAAATCAGGGAGGTAAATTACACTCTCTGCCGACTCATTACGGTGCCTTAGTGTCACTCTGGACCGGTTTGCCGGCATTGATTTTGTTGATCATCTGGAGTCTGTTGCAAGGGCCGGTGATTGATACGCTGCTGGTGGCTCAATTGCCTGCATCCATTCAACAAGGCACGCCAACGGATATTCAGCTGGCGTTGAGTAAAGTGCACAACCTGGCAACGGGGGCGGGAGTGAGTGCGGATGCTTCACTGGAGCCTGCGGTAAAACACCTGTTGGCACTGGAAGAGCGCACCCGATTATTAAATGCCGGTGCGGTTGTGATGCTGGCGCTGTTGGGGCTGGGTTACAGCTGGCGTCGAATTCAGCCACAGATGCGTGCCCGTACTGAGGTGGAAAGCATTGTTGGAGCGTTATTGTTATCCAGCTCGGGTGTGGCGGTATTAACCACGGTAGGCATTCTGGCATCAGTGTTATACGAAGCCTGGATGTTCTTCCAGAAAGTCAGCCCGATTGAATTCTTATTTGGTACCACCTGGTCTCCTCAGGTTGCATTGCGTGCCGATCAGTCTGGTTCATCCGGTAGTTTTGGTGCTGTGCCGCTGTTTGCCGGTACCTTGTTAATTTCCTTTATCGCCATGGTGATTGCGGTTCCAGTGGGCTTGATGTCGGCTATTTATTTGTCGGAATACGCCAATGAAACCGTGCGTAAATACGCCAAACCGGCGCTTGAAGTACTGGCCGGTATCCCTACGGTAGTTTACGGCTTCTTTGCTGCGTTAACCGTTGCCCCGGTGATTCGCGGGCTGGGTGAAAGCATGGGCTTGGCAGTTTCTTCCGAAAGTGCTTTGGCGGCTGGTTTGGTGATGGGGGTGATGATCATTCCATTTGTCTCATCCTTGTCTGATGACGTGATTAATGCGGTGCCACAATCCTTAAGGGATGGCAGTTACGGCCTGGGTGCAACACGCAGTGAAACCGTACGACAAGTGGTTATTCCGGCGGCGCTGCCGGGTATTGTGGGTGCGGTTATGCTGGCCGTTTCCCGTGCGATTGGTGAAACCATGATTGTTGCCATGGCGGCAGGCCTAGCGGCCAACCTGACGGCGAACCCGCTGGATAGCGTGACTACCGTAACCGTTCAGATTGTTACCTTGCTGGTGGGTGACCAGGAATTCGATTCACCGAAAACACTGGCGGCGTTTGCATTAGGTCTGGTGTTGTTCCTGGTGACACTGACGCTGAACTATTTTGCCCTGAAAGTTGTACAGAAATACCGAGAGCAATATGACTAA
- the dxs gene encoding 1-deoxy-D-xylulose-5-phosphate synthase: MFTEIPASRPSTPLLDSVNLPADVRGLDQEQLPQLCQELREFLLYSVGQSGGHFGAGLGVVELTVALHYVFNTPDDKLVWDVGHQAYPHKILTGRREQMTRIRSAEGPAAFPLRSESEYDTFGVGHSSTSISAAMGMSLAMRAQGKDSQAVAIIGDGAMTAGMAFEALNHAGHEKSDLLVILNDNDMAISDNVGALNKYFTRLWSSQTYNSLREGGKKVLGKLPAGWELARKTEEHMKAMVAPGIIFEELGFNYYGPINGHDTEELVHTLDNLKKLPGPKFLHVVTKKGKGFAPAEADQIKYHALKKAGSAPSAAPKPTYSNVFGNWLCDMAEADERLMGITPAMREGSDLIRFSELYPQRYFDVAIAEQHSVTLAAGLACEGAKPVLAIYSTFLQRGYDQLIHDVALQNLDVLFAIDRAGLVGEDGPTHHGAYDLSYLRCIPNMVVMTPSDENECRQMLYTGYQYQGPAAVRYPRGSGTGVVPDQAMTALPLGKGRVCRETQAEAGKRVAVLVFGAPLNTALQVAETQDITVADMRFVKPLDTELVEQLASTHDYLITLEENAIAGGAGSAVLEHLSTHGITTPCRVLGIPDRYIDHAAPAQQLADVGLDSVTLIDTINSLIKS, translated from the coding sequence ATGTTTACCGAAATTCCAGCTTCCCGACCATCAACGCCGTTGTTGGACAGCGTTAATCTGCCGGCTGATGTTCGTGGTTTAGATCAAGAACAGCTGCCGCAGTTGTGTCAGGAATTGCGCGAATTTCTGCTGTACAGCGTCGGGCAGTCGGGCGGCCACTTTGGTGCCGGGCTGGGTGTGGTAGAACTCACGGTTGCCTTGCATTACGTCTTTAACACTCCGGACGATAAGCTGGTCTGGGATGTTGGCCATCAAGCTTATCCACATAAAATACTGACGGGTCGTCGTGAACAGATGACCCGTATTCGCAGTGCCGAAGGCCCGGCGGCGTTCCCGCTACGCAGTGAAAGTGAATACGATACTTTTGGCGTGGGTCATTCCAGTACTTCGATCAGCGCCGCGATGGGCATGAGCCTGGCGATGCGCGCTCAGGGCAAAGACAGCCAGGCCGTTGCTATCATTGGTGACGGTGCCATGACCGCTGGCATGGCGTTTGAAGCGTTAAACCACGCGGGTCATGAAAAGTCGGATTTGTTGGTGATTCTCAACGATAACGACATGGCGATCTCCGATAACGTTGGTGCATTAAACAAATATTTCACTCGCTTATGGTCGAGCCAGACCTACAACTCCCTGCGTGAAGGGGGTAAAAAGGTTTTGGGTAAATTGCCTGCCGGTTGGGAATTGGCACGTAAGACCGAAGAGCATATGAAAGCCATGGTGGCTCCAGGGATCATCTTTGAAGAGCTTGGCTTTAATTATTATGGTCCGATTAACGGCCACGACACCGAAGAGCTGGTGCATACCCTCGATAATCTGAAAAAGCTGCCCGGACCAAAATTCCTGCACGTGGTGACCAAAAAAGGCAAAGGCTTTGCGCCAGCCGAAGCCGATCAGATTAAGTATCACGCGTTAAAAAAAGCCGGTTCCGCTCCTTCAGCCGCGCCCAAGCCCACTTACTCCAATGTGTTTGGTAACTGGTTGTGTGATATGGCGGAAGCCGATGAGCGCTTGATGGGCATTACGCCAGCGATGCGTGAAGGCTCAGATCTTATTCGTTTCTCCGAGTTGTACCCACAACGTTATTTTGATGTCGCTATTGCCGAGCAACACTCGGTGACACTCGCGGCAGGGTTGGCCTGTGAAGGGGCAAAACCGGTACTGGCTATTTATTCTACTTTCTTACAGCGTGGTTATGATCAGCTGATTCATGATGTGGCGTTGCAGAATCTCGACGTCTTGTTTGCCATCGACCGTGCAGGACTAGTGGGAGAAGATGGTCCGACACACCATGGAGCTTATGACCTGAGTTATCTGCGTTGTATCCCGAATATGGTAGTGATGACGCCATCGGATGAAAACGAATGCCGTCAGATGTTGTATACCGGCTATCAATATCAGGGCCCTGCTGCGGTGCGCTATCCTCGCGGTTCGGGGACTGGTGTTGTGCCGGATCAGGCTATGACGGCTCTGCCGCTGGGCAAGGGTCGAGTCTGTCGTGAAACTCAGGCAGAAGCCGGAAAGCGTGTCGCCGTATTGGTGTTTGGTGCGCCATTAAATACCGCGTTACAAGTCGCTGAAACGCAGGATATTACGGTTGCTGATATGCGTTTTGTGAAGCCACTGGATACGGAGTTGGTAGAGCAGCTGGCAAGTACGCATGATTACCTGATCACATTGGAAGAAAACGCCATCGCCGGTGGTGCAGGCAGCGCTGTACTGGAACATTTATCCACACATGGCATCACAACACCTTGCCGCGTGTTAGGTATTCCGGATCGTTATATTGATCATGCTGCTCCAGCGCAGCAGCTCGCGGATGTTGGTTTAGACAGCGTAACCCTGATCGATACCATCAACAGTCTGATAAAGTCCTGA
- the ribA gene encoding GTP cyclohydrolase II yields MTIKFIASCKLPTPFGVFTMHGFEETSSGKEHVALTMGDIADGEPVLARAHSECLTGDALFSMRCDCGYQLEEALRSVSEAGRGVVLYLRQEGRGIGLLNKVKAYNLQDQGADTVEANEQLGFGADMRNYFMCQPMLDTLGIKAIRLMTNNPRKVKALSDAGVDVVERVPLEVGRNPHNDGYLKTKASKLGHFLPKDGDIITHQDDEA; encoded by the coding sequence TTGACCATTAAATTCATCGCTTCCTGCAAGCTTCCAACACCGTTTGGTGTATTTACTATGCATGGTTTTGAAGAAACCAGCAGTGGTAAAGAGCATGTTGCCTTAACCATGGGTGACATTGCAGATGGTGAGCCGGTACTGGCTCGTGCACACTCTGAGTGTCTTACCGGTGATGCCTTGTTTTCGATGCGTTGTGATTGTGGCTATCAACTGGAAGAAGCGCTGCGTTCTGTCTCTGAGGCTGGCCGGGGTGTGGTGCTGTATTTACGCCAGGAAGGCCGTGGTATCGGTCTGCTGAATAAGGTGAAAGCCTACAATTTGCAGGATCAGGGCGCTGACACCGTTGAAGCTAACGAACAGCTCGGTTTTGGTGCTGATATGCGTAACTATTTTATGTGCCAGCCGATGCTCGATACGTTAGGCATCAAAGCCATTCGTCTGATGACTAACAATCCACGCAAAGTGAAAGCGTTATCCGATGCCGGAGTCGATGTGGTTGAACGTGTGCCGCTGGAAGTCGGCCGTAACCCTCACAACGATGGTTACCTGAAAACCAAGGCAAGTAAGTTAGGTCATTTTTTGCCTAAAGACGGTGACATCATCACACACCAGGATGACGAGGCCTGA
- the ispA gene encoding (2E,6E)-farnesyl diphosphate synthase, giving the protein MRDQLAQAQQRVEAQLLKALAGLNLADDRLADAMKYGLLNGGKRLRPFLAYATAQALNGTWQQADAAACALEMVHSYSLVHDDLPAMDDDDLRRGKPTCHIAFDEATAILAGDGLLTAAFEVLADSPLSDGQRLQLIRLLSKAAGGAGMVAGQAIDLNHVGQSMTLAQLENMHRHKTGALIRVAVEMGAYSVQETVEADVLAALRQYAESIGLAFQVQDDILDIESDTATLGKTQGADLALNKPTYPALLGLDGAKQKAQELVAEAQQALQVLPGDTSVLAVLADYIIQRDH; this is encoded by the coding sequence ATGCGTGATCAGCTGGCCCAGGCGCAGCAGCGGGTTGAAGCTCAGTTGCTGAAAGCATTGGCCGGGTTAAATCTGGCTGATGACCGTTTGGCGGATGCCATGAAATACGGCTTACTCAATGGCGGTAAACGCTTACGTCCATTTTTGGCTTATGCCACGGCTCAGGCGTTGAATGGTACTTGGCAACAAGCCGATGCTGCCGCTTGTGCGTTGGAGATGGTGCACAGTTATTCACTGGTGCATGATGATTTACCAGCGATGGATGACGATGATTTGCGTCGGGGGAAACCCACCTGTCATATCGCCTTTGATGAAGCGACGGCCATTCTGGCGGGAGATGGCCTGTTAACCGCCGCATTTGAAGTGCTGGCTGACAGCCCTCTGTCTGACGGTCAGCGCCTGCAACTGATTCGTTTGTTGTCTAAAGCCGCTGGTGGTGCCGGAATGGTGGCCGGGCAAGCGATTGATTTGAACCATGTGGGCCAGTCGATGACCCTGGCGCAGCTGGAAAATATGCATCGCCATAAAACCGGGGCGCTGATCCGTGTTGCGGTGGAAATGGGCGCCTATTCGGTACAGGAGACAGTTGAAGCTGATGTGTTGGCTGCTCTCAGGCAGTATGCCGAATCCATTGGTCTGGCGTTTCAGGTACAGGACGACATTCTCGATATTGAAAGTGATACCGCCACGCTGGGTAAAACTCAGGGGGCAGATCTGGCGTTGAACAAACCCACCTATCCGGCACTATTGGGTTTGGATGGTGCGAAACAAAAAGCCCAGGAGTTGGTGGCCGAAGCACAGCAGGCCTTACAGGTGCTACCGGGTGATACTTCGGTGTTGGCGGTACTGGCAGATTATATTATTCAACGTGACCATTGA
- a CDS encoding sensor histidine kinase, producing MLRITSLLHLAISVFVGLLLLLLAEASMELAGRNSESDNSVKNNPYLLFLYVVSFFVAGGLWLLLRKLTQKSQAVVVLKQQFDDAQQQVSDAEATLAEQLQLTAYSQKELLKSNYELQNLNRKLEAAKDQAHLSERLINLGEVSAGIIHEINNPVAYVSSNLSELDTDLKSLLAFVAVLDKASDSLDVNSEFYIQLLSAFQELGIQQVLADAPERLNDSLQGIERVRKIIQDMKRLSSRGDQDKKYCDLNVDIHSVMNIASSRLKHGVSLTTTFTELPDVFCNASQIAQVVTNLIVNAIQAFEDNSGEIHFSEYVEGDYIVLQVSDNGPGMDATTAERAFDPFFTTKDADQGTGIGLSLCYKLIEEHHGRIDLTTAPGEGACFTIYLPINHDGENDAQPT from the coding sequence GTGCTGCGAATCACTTCTCTGCTTCATCTTGCAATATCGGTGTTTGTCGGATTGCTCTTATTGCTGCTGGCTGAAGCGAGCATGGAACTGGCAGGGCGAAATTCTGAAAGTGATAATTCTGTTAAAAATAATCCTTATCTGCTTTTTCTCTATGTCGTGTCATTTTTTGTTGCCGGTGGACTATGGCTGCTTTTGAGAAAACTCACTCAAAAATCTCAAGCTGTTGTTGTGTTGAAACAACAGTTTGATGATGCCCAGCAACAAGTATCCGATGCTGAAGCGACGTTGGCGGAGCAATTGCAACTGACGGCCTATAGTCAAAAAGAGTTGCTGAAAAGTAATTATGAATTACAAAATCTGAACCGAAAGCTGGAGGCTGCTAAGGATCAGGCGCATTTGTCAGAACGCTTAATTAATTTGGGTGAGGTTTCGGCAGGTATTATCCATGAGATTAATAACCCGGTTGCTTATGTCAGTAGTAATTTGTCGGAACTTGATACCGATCTGAAATCTTTATTAGCGTTTGTTGCGGTATTAGATAAAGCATCGGATTCCCTGGATGTAAATTCTGAATTTTACATACAGTTATTAAGTGCTTTTCAGGAGTTGGGTATTCAGCAGGTATTGGCTGATGCACCCGAGCGCTTGAACGATAGCCTGCAAGGTATCGAGCGTGTACGGAAAATCATTCAGGATATGAAACGCCTCAGCAGCCGCGGAGATCAGGACAAAAAATATTGTGATCTTAATGTTGATATTCACAGTGTGATGAATATTGCATCCAGTCGTTTGAAGCATGGCGTATCACTCACAACAACATTTACTGAGTTGCCAGATGTATTTTGTAATGCGTCACAAATCGCTCAGGTGGTTACAAACTTAATTGTGAATGCAATTCAGGCGTTTGAAGACAATTCGGGTGAGATTCATTTCAGCGAATACGTTGAAGGCGACTATATTGTATTACAGGTGTCCGATAACGGCCCGGGTATGGATGCAACCACAGCCGAGCGTGCGTTTGATCCTTTTTTTACCACTAAGGATGCTGATCAGGGAACCGGTATTGGTTTATCCCTGTGTTACAAATTAATTGAAGAACATCACGGCAGAATTGATTTAACAACAGCTCCCGGAGAGGGGGCTTGCTTCACGATTTATCTGCCAATAAATCATGATGGAGAAAACGATGCTCAGCCAACCTGA
- a CDS encoding exodeoxyribonuclease VII small subunit has translation MTEHTTNNTTPSSTASESDQQFEFEQALGQLEQLVLRMESGELSLQDSLQAFEQGVHLTRQCQQALSAAEQRVQILMEQNGESQAYPFNGGDQHHA, from the coding sequence ATGACTGAACACACAACAAACAACACAACACCTTCATCCACCGCTTCGGAAAGCGATCAACAGTTTGAATTTGAGCAGGCGCTGGGGCAGCTTGAACAGTTAGTACTGCGTATGGAAAGTGGTGAGTTGTCACTGCAGGACTCGCTGCAAGCGTTTGAGCAGGGAGTCCACCTGACCCGACAATGCCAGCAAGCACTCTCTGCGGCGGAGCAGCGGGTACAGATTCTGATGGAGCAGAATGGCGAATCACAGGCATATCCATTTAACGGCGGGGATCAGCATCATGCGTGA
- a CDS encoding zinc metallopeptidase, with the protein MFWVVLFLTLLLALSLPGIWVQYVLKKHSRHRPEFPGNGEDMAHHLLMKLGIDGVGVEVTPDGDHYDPQHKMVRLSADKMEGKTLTAVVVAAHEVGHALQHHRREAMFQTRTLLAHLTYWAQKTAPLALMAAPLLISLAPAASRLALVIAVGAMLLGTVMHLLTLPVEWDASFNKALPLLEEGGYFNEQDMASARQILRAAALTYVAGSLASLLNVWRWLRYLRR; encoded by the coding sequence ATGTTTTGGGTAGTTCTCTTTCTGACATTATTGCTGGCGCTCAGTTTGCCGGGCATCTGGGTGCAATACGTGTTGAAGAAGCACAGTCGGCATCGGCCCGAGTTTCCCGGAAACGGTGAAGACATGGCGCATCATTTGTTGATGAAGCTGGGAATTGACGGTGTTGGGGTTGAGGTCACTCCCGACGGTGATCATTACGACCCACAGCACAAAATGGTTCGTCTGAGTGCAGACAAAATGGAAGGTAAAACGCTCACCGCAGTGGTGGTCGCAGCACACGAAGTGGGTCATGCACTGCAACATCATCGTCGTGAGGCTATGTTTCAGACACGGACACTATTGGCTCATCTGACTTACTGGGCACAGAAAACGGCTCCCCTGGCGTTGATGGCAGCTCCACTCCTGATCAGCCTGGCTCCGGCGGCATCTCGTTTAGCACTGGTGATTGCAGTTGGAGCTATGTTGTTGGGTACCGTGATGCATCTACTGACGCTGCCGGTCGAATGGGATGCCAGTTTTAACAAGGCGCTGCCTTTGTTGGAAGAGGGAGGCTACTTTAATGAGCAGGATATGGCTTCTGCGCGTCAGATTCTGAGAGCTGCAGCGCTGACCTATGTGGCTGGTTCGTTGGCCAGTTTATTAAACGTCTGGCGTTGGTTGCGTTATTTACGGCGCTAG
- a CDS encoding PstS family phosphate ABC transporter substrate-binding protein, which produces MKKVLLTGAAVMAAALSTAAQAERDYISIVGSSTVYPFSTVVAERFGKSTDFRTPKVESTGSGGGLKLFCAGVGGSTPDITNASRAIKSSEIKLCAKNGVTEIVEVKVGYDGIVLANTKAADRMELSRKDIFLALAKNVPNPDGTETLVENPYKTWKDVNPALPNRKIEVLGPPPTSGTRDAFVELAMEGGCKKVPFIKAIKKQDKKKFKAICHGMREDGAYVEAGENDNLIVQKLVANPNALGIFGFSFLEQNSDKVQGSKVDGKLPTFDAISEGDYPVSRSLFFYVKKAHVGVIPGIEEYLAEFTSERAMGEDGYLADKGMIPMMDDERAEVVSNVKNLKPIAAK; this is translated from the coding sequence ATGAAAAAAGTACTGTTGACCGGCGCGGCTGTAATGGCTGCAGCACTGAGCACTGCTGCTCAGGCTGAACGTGATTACATCAGCATTGTTGGTTCTTCAACCGTTTACCCATTCTCAACCGTTGTTGCTGAGCGTTTTGGTAAGTCGACTGACTTCCGCACGCCTAAAGTTGAATCAACCGGTTCTGGCGGTGGTCTGAAGCTGTTCTGTGCGGGTGTTGGCGGCAGCACTCCGGATATCACCAACGCTTCTCGTGCGATCAAGTCGTCTGAAATCAAACTGTGTGCGAAAAACGGCGTAACTGAAATCGTTGAAGTGAAAGTAGGCTACGACGGTATCGTACTGGCAAACACCAAAGCAGCTGACCGTATGGAATTGAGCCGTAAGGATATCTTCCTGGCACTGGCGAAAAACGTTCCAAACCCAGACGGCACTGAAACTCTGGTTGAGAACCCATACAAAACCTGGAAAGACGTAAATCCAGCTCTGCCTAACCGCAAGATTGAGGTATTAGGTCCACCACCAACGTCCGGTACTCGTGACGCATTTGTTGAGCTGGCAATGGAAGGTGGCTGTAAGAAAGTTCCTTTCATCAAGGCAATCAAAAAGCAGGACAAGAAGAAGTTCAAAGCAATCTGTCACGGTATGCGTGAAGACGGCGCTTATGTTGAAGCGGGTGAGAACGATAACCTGATCGTACAGAAGCTGGTGGCTAACCCGAATGCACTGGGCATCTTCGGCTTCAGCTTCCTGGAGCAAAATTCTGACAAGGTTCAGGGCTCTAAAGTTGACGGCAAGCTGCCAACGTTTGACGCCATTTCTGAAGGCGATTACCCGGTTAGCCGCTCATTATTCTTCTACGTGAAGAAAGCACACGTCGGTGTGATTCCAGGTATCGAAGAGTACCTGGCTGAGTTCACCTCTGAGCGTGCGATGGGTGAAGACGGTTACCTGGCAGATAAAGGCATGATCCCTATGATGGATGACGAGCGTGCCGAAGTGGTTTCCAATGTGAAAAACCTGAAACCAATTGCTGCTAAATAA
- the pomA gene encoding flagellar motor protein PomA → MDLATLVGLVGAFGIVIYSMILGGDISMFVNVPSLLIVIVGSIFAVMMKYELGQVLGAAKVMGKAFMFKLSKPEPVIEEVVELAGLARKGGLLSLEGKEVSDDFLAKGIQLLVDGHDPDVVRTLLNKEKKLSTDRHDLGASIFLALGDVGPAMGMIGTLIGLVAMLANMDDPKSIGPAMAVALLTTLYGAMMATMFALPISDKLTLRMNEEDRLKSMIIDALLAIQSGQNPRVIETMLQSYIQEGKRVSSE, encoded by the coding sequence GTGGATCTCGCAACGTTAGTCGGATTAGTCGGCGCTTTTGGCATTGTTATTTATTCCATGATTCTTGGTGGTGACATCAGCATGTTTGTGAACGTGCCGTCACTGCTGATTGTTATTGTCGGCAGTATCTTTGCTGTGATGATGAAATATGAGCTGGGGCAAGTGTTAGGTGCCGCCAAGGTCATGGGCAAAGCCTTTATGTTTAAGCTCAGCAAGCCAGAACCCGTCATTGAAGAGGTGGTGGAGCTGGCAGGTTTGGCACGTAAAGGCGGCCTGTTATCGCTGGAAGGTAAGGAAGTCAGCGATGATTTTCTCGCCAAAGGTATCCAGCTGCTGGTCGATGGTCACGACCCGGATGTGGTGCGCACCCTATTAAATAAAGAAAAGAAGTTATCCACCGATCGTCACGATTTGGGGGCCTCCATCTTTTTGGCATTGGGTGATGTTGGCCCGGCAATGGGCATGATTGGTACTCTGATTGGTCTGGTTGCCATGCTCGCCAACATGGACGATCCAAAATCCATTGGCCCGGCAATGGCGGTTGCCCTCTTAACCACCCTGTACGGCGCCATGATGGCGACCATGTTCGCCCTTCCCATTTCCGACAAATTAACCCTGCGCATGAATGAAGAAGATCGTCTCAAATCGATGATCATTGATGCCCTGTTAGCGATTCAGAGTGGTCAGAATCCACGGGTGATCGAAACCATGCTGCAATCCTATATTCAGGAAGGGAAACGGGTTTCTTCAGAATAA
- a CDS encoding HD domain-containing phosphohydrolase → MLSQPETGFEFAEEKRGRILIVDDEEPVRQALKRLFRRGYDVEVVASGEEALQLLNQESYDVVISDMRMPGMNGAELLKNCYQRWPEMIRILLTGFSELESAISAINDGKVYRYVAKPWDNDELKGVVIEALDIRDLKLSNDALNAHIVEQNSELSRLNKELEEKHQQEVGEAENKLHDALRSLHQEFNSMVHILVGMIESRLGEDKGGSETLARMAKSFAEFSGLSGEAIQDVYYAALLKNFGKISFSDSIVQKSLTQMSPQEKKEFARFSITGQTSLMMLEPLQNAANIIRSHTELYNGRGFPDRLSGEAIPKEARILRIVSDYAELQNDHNFLGQKLTAADAQTYLLKMSGQRYDRELVDVFMEVLKDFSESVVSNVERVAVCDARVGMVLAGNLVSPAGVVLLSADTQLTERHVDKLHTLQRQFEGHQLTLHIHRQDVA, encoded by the coding sequence ATGCTCAGCCAACCTGAAACCGGGTTTGAATTTGCGGAAGAAAAGCGCGGCCGAATTCTTATTGTTGATGATGAAGAGCCAGTGCGTCAGGCGCTGAAACGCTTATTTCGTCGTGGTTATGATGTTGAGGTGGTTGCCAGTGGTGAAGAAGCGCTGCAGCTGTTAAACCAGGAGTCATACGATGTCGTGATATCAGATATGCGTATGCCGGGGATGAATGGTGCTGAATTATTAAAAAACTGTTATCAGCGCTGGCCGGAGATGATCCGTATTTTGTTAACTGGATTTTCTGAGCTGGAGTCTGCGATCAGTGCCATTAATGATGGCAAGGTCTACCGCTATGTTGCCAAGCCCTGGGACAATGATGAGTTAAAAGGTGTTGTTATTGAAGCCCTGGATATTCGTGATCTGAAGTTGTCCAATGATGCTTTAAATGCACATATTGTCGAGCAGAACAGTGAGTTATCCCGTCTTAATAAAGAGCTCGAAGAAAAACATCAGCAGGAAGTGGGTGAGGCCGAAAATAAACTGCACGACGCCTTGCGTTCACTGCACCAGGAATTTAACAGCATGGTGCACATTCTGGTGGGCATGATTGAATCCCGACTGGGAGAGGATAAAGGTGGGTCAGAAACACTGGCGCGTATGGCAAAATCATTTGCTGAATTTTCAGGCCTTAGCGGTGAGGCGATTCAGGATGTGTATTATGCGGCGTTGCTGAAAAACTTTGGCAAAATCAGTTTCTCTGACAGCATCGTACAAAAATCATTAACACAAATGAGTCCGCAAGAGAAAAAGGAATTTGCACGTTTTAGTATTACCGGGCAAACCTCATTAATGATGTTGGAGCCCTTACAGAATGCCGCTAACATTATTCGCTCACATACTGAACTTTATAATGGTCGCGGTTTCCCCGATCGCCTTTCCGGGGAAGCCATTCCTAAAGAAGCAAGAATCCTGCGCATTGTCAGTGATTACGCTGAGTTGCAGAACGACCATAATTTTCTGGGGCAGAAACTCACCGCTGCGGATGCACAAACCTATCTGCTCAAGATGTCAGGGCAGCGCTACGACCGTGAGTTGGTTGATGTGTTTATGGAAGTGTTGAAAGACTTTTCCGAAAGTGTGGTATCGAATGTTGAGCGGGTTGCTGTTTGTGATGCGCGTGTTGGTATGGTGTTGGCTGGTAATCTGGTCAGCCCGGCAGGAGTGGTGCTGTTGTCGGCGGATACGCAATTAACTGAGCGCCACGTTGATAAGTTACATACTTTACAGCGCCAGTTCGAAGGCCATCAGCTGACGCTGCATATTCATCGCCAGGATGTGGCCTGA